The genomic DNA TGAGGCGGGCGCAGAGATCCCCGGCACCAGGGAACTCGATTGGATTGAACACTGCAGGATGCCAGAGCAGCATCAGCAAGCCACCGGTTGCTGCCACCCTGTCAGCAATTGTACGGCAGATCTCCCATCCAGCGGATCTAGGGGGCACCGTGATGTCCATCACAGCAAGCGGCAGTTCGAGGAGAGGGAGGGGGCCGGATGCTGTTTCGGGATGGAATGGAAAGCACGTGCCCCCCCGGAATCCCGGCCGATCCTTATATCCGAGTGATGTGTCATAGATAAATCCGGCTTTTGCTTGCATCTCCCAAGTCCTGGGAACGTCGAGATTGAGATGATGCTGCCGAATCCCGGTCACCGACCGGCCAATAATCGTGTCAATATGACCTTTCTCCCGGGCGAGCAAATCATAGTCCGCAAAGGACCGGTATGAACCGTGAACCCCGATTTCGTGCCCGTCGTGTGCAAGATCCCTGATGAGAGCCTGTGCGGCGGGAGTATTGAGTGAATGGCAGCGGCCGAGTACGTTCCAAGTGGACGGATCGAGAAGACGCGGAGCCATCGATTCTTCAAGGAAGTAGAAGGTGGACCGGATCTGCAGCTCATCATCCATGCGTCTAATTGCATCAAACATCCAGTACGGCTCTTTCCCACCGATTTTCGCCAGCAGCGACCGAAACTGACGGAGAAGCCCCGCGCCGTCACCCTGCCTACAGTACCGCAAGGGGCGGGTAATCCACTGGTAGGTTTTTACCAGTTCATCGACATCATGGGTAAGGCAGACGGCCGAGGTATGGTTCTGTGGCCAGTGCGCCGTTGCCACGAACGGAATTCCCTGAAGGTGGCACGCCCGCCGGATACAGGAGACCAGCAACGCCTCGTACCCGTCAACGACCAAAACGGCCGGATCACCCGCAGGGCCGGCACGGGGGCGATCCCGTCCGCCGCAGAGCCATTCCCCCGTTTCCGCGAAGAGATCAAACGCTACCGTGATGGTCGCTCCGTCCTGCACGATGCAGGGGTGCCGTTCATCATTCACCGACACCCATGCGAGGACTTCGCCGCCTTCGGACACGGGATCGAGTGCGGCCGAGAAGGGGAGGCGCCAGCTCTCCCCGTACAGTTCCCCCTGCACCACATCACTCGCAGGTGCGTGCGCTATGCGGATCCGCACCGGCGCATCGGCGGGCGGCGTCCCGTACCCGATAGTGACTGCTCCGGGATCGGCGTCGAAAGGCCGGACCGCAATCCCGGCTGTCGTGAAAAAATGGCGTATGCCGGCCTGGCGGACGGGGTCTTCGGTGATAGCTGAAAGGACAATCATAGACGTTGCGTGAGGAATCGTGCTGCATGCACACTCTCCGGGTATCCTTCGATCAAGTCGGTCATCCAATTCGTCACGTCGATCTTTTCGGCAAGGAGACGGTCACGTTTTTTCGACCATTCCGCCCTAGAAAGTGGATTTCTGAGGATTTCACGAGCTTTCTCCCATGCAGACACCTCATCGGGGTAGAAGTACATCAGGTCGTACTGATCCCGCAGTTCAATGAAGTTCCCGCACCGGTTTCCGCTCGCCTCGCCCGACCGGTCCGCCTCGATATGGATGGATGGGGTGCCGAGCAGCGCCGCCTCTGTAGCGATCGTTCCCCCTTCACCGATATAGAGGCTTGCATGGGCAAGTATGGAGTGGAACTGTTCCGGGGGAAGGATGAGCCGTTTCGCCGCAAGTTGTGGGTCCAGCTCACGCTCTGAGCTAATCAGCACCCGGCCGAACTGCTCCAGCACGCGGACGAACGCTTCCGGGTCCTGGATCCCTTGCAGATCGGTGTCGTGGCTCGCCTTCCATGAGATCAGGCGGAGCAGGATAAAAGGCTCGCCCGGTTCAATCCCAAGCGATGCGGGCACCGCCGGATCGGGGGTGAAGTACCGCGGGTGGAGATAGGCGAGCTCCTTGTAGCCGTCGTACATCACGTGCTTCTCTGGATCTATCGCCTCCTTGAAGCAGGAAGGCGTGCAGATCAGATCGGCGAACGGAAACGTCAGCAACGAGGCGATGCCGACGTTTTCTGTATCGGTGAAGATGATCGCGGGTTTTCCGAGGAGCCTGCTAACGTGGGTAATGTACGGGTTGTGGAACCCGATGAGCAGGTCCGGCCGGAACCTCCGAGCGATCCGGTACAGGCGGTTGTCGATGACAAGCATCCCGAACGCTTTTGCAAGCATACCTTTGTAGAGCTCGCCCCGGATCTCGTAGGGGAGCCCAAACGCCTTCAGGAGGGCAATCGTCACTTCCTTGTCCCGGGCGGTGAACAGCACCGTATGCCCGTCCGCCTGCAAGTTCTCCGCAAGGTAGCGGAAGAAGTGGACTTGGGCAGGGTGGCCAATGTCGATGAGTACCCGGCGTTTCGTCACCGGATCACCCATTTAATCACCTCGAATGCTTCGGCATAGCGGTTCTCGATCTGCGTCCCCCGGGTCAGAGCGAGACCACGGATGAAATCGGCACTAAGATAGCTGCGGTTCATCTGGGTTTTATAGCACTGCAGGGCCCGGATCTTCGCGTCGATATGTCGGTCCTCAAGCGCGATGAACGCCGAGGTGTTAAACGTGATATTGTTCCACGGCTGTTCGTAGCCGAGGATGGTGCACTGCTTGAATGCCCGCAGGGTCTCTTCCCGTGTTGTCTTGTGATCCTGGTGCGTATCGTAGGATGATGGGGTGAAAACAATATCGGGCCGTACCTCGTTGCGGAGCCGGATAAGCGTATCAAGTATCTCCTGCCGCAGGCGGGGAAACTCGCGCACTTCGAAATCATAGAGAATTGGAGCGGCGATGCCGAGTACGGCGG from Methanoculleus sp. SDB includes the following:
- a CDS encoding LmbE family protein, which translates into the protein MTKKTILIISPHTDDGELGCGGSIARFVEEGNDVIYTALSSCEKSVPCEYPADILRSEVKEATAVLGIAAPILYDFEVREFPRLRQEILDTLIRLRNEVRPDIVFTPSSYDTHQDHKTTREETLRAFKQCTILGYEQPWNNITFNTSAFIALEDRHIDAKIRALQCYKTQMNRSYLSADFIRGLALTRGTQIENRYAEAFEVIKWVIR